One stretch of Leptospira mtsangambouensis DNA includes these proteins:
- a CDS encoding phosphate signaling complex PhoU family protein: MIISKFYYLRKNLYSMAELVLEQVILLSEALEADDYVQAERIVERDDLIDDLEKENDNLSQNAILEAVSNRNILGMGDVDNDIVLKKDPLRFALSAIRITRNMERMGDQVVNCADVFRHKTIRKGLFKKEEPMTLILSRVTTLAGMAIESLVEEKERFMGSVNTLEDELNDLCDQAFQKYRSVPDMEKQEFADVYRIILALERLGDYAVNVAEELVRLNTGKDIRHLENVKTKASHFP, from the coding sequence ATGATTATCTCGAAGTTTTATTATTTAAGAAAGAATTTGTACTCCATGGCAGAACTTGTTTTGGAGCAGGTGATTCTTTTAAGTGAAGCTTTGGAAGCGGATGATTATGTACAAGCAGAACGCATCGTGGAACGTGACGATCTCATTGATGATTTAGAAAAGGAAAATGATAACCTTTCCCAAAATGCGATTTTGGAAGCAGTGAGTAACCGTAACATTCTTGGAATGGGTGATGTGGACAATGATATTGTTTTAAAAAAAGACCCCCTTCGTTTTGCGCTCTCTGCCATTCGTATCACAAGAAATATGGAGCGGATGGGAGACCAAGTGGTGAACTGTGCCGATGTATTTCGCCATAAAACCATTCGTAAAGGTTTATTCAAAAAAGAAGAACCTATGACATTGATTTTATCCCGAGTGACAACTCTTGCAGGTATGGCAATCGAATCTCTCGTGGAAGAAAAAGAAAGATTTATGGGCAGTGTCAATACCTTAGAAGATGAACTAAATGACCTTTGTGACCAAGCCTTTCAAAAATATAGGTCTGTACCTGATATGGAAAAACAGGAATTTGCGGATGTATATCGAATTATCCTCGCCTTGGAAAGGTTAGGTGATTATGCGGTAAACGTAGCAGAAGAACTTGTGCGTCTCAATACTGGAAAAGACATTCGCCATTTAGAAAACGTAAAAACGAAAGCCTCTCATTTTCCTTAA
- a CDS encoding hybrid sensor histidine kinase/response regulator: protein MLMRIWTNKGRLYPYLLLNILLFIFVTISFLFYTASERKIDEAEENRYRSLRIANELRQSSDQLTNLVRLYVIHRDIKYKKYFQMILDIRNGDRPRPKEYGYAYWDLVIANKLPPPSDDGEKISIYESMRNENFLESDFLLLSESKNKSDQLTKIEFEAMSLVEKDMKVGSNFNPKAINLLFDDNYLRAKAEIMKPINDLYYQLNDRTTKAILDAKRNVFILKTILIVVGVFFGLSLFLTHQSLVDIIGGSVDEAFRRISLLGEGNFSGEIQPTLIKNSILDSLNVTQKRLQELHQEGEFTKQRLIESESKLRHILDNVSACIYLKDTNGRYLFANQQVCKLFGYPLEEILNQTDEKFLEEETAKIILKNDRSVLLEGKTLHAEEEIHNRADGKTYPFLTVKIPLRNQTGEIYALCGISTDIGITKEIQKELELAKDSAEIANKAKSEFLASMSHEIRTPLNGVIGLTQILFKTNLDEEQSSLVKTIASAGQSLLVILNDILDFSKIEAGKMKIEKIKFDLRNTVTEIFDLLSIESKSKSIELKLEIDTEIPDFIYSDPSRIRQIIFNLLGNAIKFTETGFVVFRLKKQNEWIRIEVEDSGIGIPTEKLKFIFNKFSQADASTSRRYGGTGLGLAISDRLVSLLGGTIGVESQVNKGSLFWCLLPYEKPISSNNNDSVNSPLNPNSSIESLFTNQTFLIVEDNILNQKVIGGLLRKYNINFDVAENGEVALQLFQQNQYDLILMDCEMPVMDGFEATLHIRELEKTKQEKTIILAVTAHVLDEHKERCFAVGMDGFIGKPFYIENLLKTYQEVSESRNKSH from the coding sequence ATGTTGATGAGAATTTGGACGAACAAAGGTAGGCTGTATCCTTACCTGCTTTTGAACATCCTTCTTTTTATTTTTGTCACCATTTCCTTTCTCTTCTATACAGCAAGCGAACGAAAGATTGATGAAGCAGAGGAAAATCGTTACAGGTCCCTACGGATAGCCAATGAACTTCGCCAATCCTCTGACCAACTCACAAATTTAGTTCGGTTGTATGTCATTCATAGAGATATAAAGTATAAAAAATATTTCCAAATGATTTTGGATATACGTAACGGTGATCGCCCAAGACCAAAAGAATATGGTTATGCATATTGGGATCTTGTAATTGCAAATAAACTCCCCCCTCCTTCCGATGATGGAGAAAAAATCAGCATTTATGAATCTATGAGAAATGAAAACTTTCTTGAATCTGATTTTTTATTATTATCTGAATCAAAAAACAAATCAGACCAATTAACAAAAATTGAATTCGAAGCAATGTCCCTAGTCGAAAAGGACATGAAGGTTGGATCAAATTTCAATCCGAAAGCAATCAATTTATTGTTCGATGACAACTATCTTCGTGCCAAAGCGGAGATCATGAAACCAATCAATGACTTATACTATCAATTAAACGATCGAACGACAAAAGCCATCCTTGATGCAAAAAGAAATGTTTTCATTCTAAAAACGATACTCATTGTTGTTGGTGTCTTTTTTGGTTTAAGTTTATTTCTGACACACCAATCTCTTGTTGATATTATTGGAGGAAGTGTTGACGAAGCCTTTCGTAGAATATCTTTATTAGGTGAAGGAAATTTTTCTGGCGAAATCCAACCAACATTAATTAAAAACTCCATACTAGATAGCCTGAATGTCACACAAAAAAGATTACAAGAATTACACCAAGAAGGTGAATTCACAAAACAACGATTAATTGAAAGTGAATCAAAACTTCGTCATATTTTGGACAACGTATCTGCGTGTATTTATTTAAAGGATACAAACGGAAGGTATTTATTTGCGAACCAACAAGTATGTAAACTTTTTGGATACCCGCTAGAAGAAATTCTCAATCAAACGGATGAAAAATTCTTAGAAGAAGAAACTGCCAAAATCATTCTTAAAAACGATAGATCTGTATTATTGGAAGGAAAAACATTACATGCCGAAGAAGAAATTCATAATCGGGCCGATGGAAAAACATATCCATTTCTCACTGTTAAAATTCCGTTAAGAAACCAAACGGGAGAAATTTATGCACTCTGCGGTATATCCACTGACATTGGTATTACCAAAGAAATTCAAAAAGAGTTAGAACTGGCGAAGGATTCCGCAGAAATAGCAAACAAAGCCAAGTCGGAATTTTTAGCATCAATGAGTCATGAAATCAGAACTCCATTAAATGGAGTGATTGGGCTCACTCAAATTCTTTTCAAAACAAACCTAGATGAAGAACAAAGTTCCCTCGTTAAAACCATAGCATCTGCAGGGCAATCCTTACTTGTCATCCTAAATGATATTCTCGATTTTTCAAAAATAGAAGCCGGAAAAATGAAAATCGAAAAAATCAAATTCGATCTTCGTAATACAGTCACTGAAATTTTTGATTTATTATCAATTGAATCTAAATCAAAATCCATCGAGTTAAAACTTGAGATAGATACAGAAATTCCAGATTTTATTTATTCTGACCCAAGCAGAATTCGACAAATTATTTTTAATTTGCTAGGTAATGCGATCAAATTTACCGAAACCGGGTTTGTTGTATTTCGCCTAAAAAAACAAAACGAGTGGATTCGTATAGAGGTGGAAGATTCAGGGATTGGAATCCCCACAGAAAAACTTAAATTTATATTCAATAAATTTTCACAAGCTGATGCCTCCACCTCACGAAGATATGGCGGAACTGGACTTGGACTTGCCATCTCTGATCGGTTGGTTTCCTTACTCGGTGGAACCATTGGAGTCGAAAGCCAAGTAAACAAAGGAAGTTTGTTTTGGTGCCTTTTGCCTTACGAAAAACCAATTTCCTCCAATAACAATGATTCGGTTAATTCACCACTCAATCCTAACTCTTCTATAGAATCTTTATTCACAAACCAAACGTTTTTAATTGTTGAAGACAATATTTTGAATCAAAAAGTCATTGGTGGACTCTTAAGAAAATACAATATAAACTTTGATGTTGCTGAGAACGGAGAAGTAGCACTCCAACTTTTTCAACAAAACCAGTATGACCTTATCCTAATGGACTGTGAAATGCCTGTGATGGATGGATTTGAAGCAACTTTGCATATTCGAGAGTTAGAAAAAACAAAACAAGAAAAAACTATCATCTTGGCTGTCACTGCACATGTCCTAGACGAACACAAAGAAAGATGTTTTGCAGTAGGAATGGATGGATTTATTGGCAAACCGTTTTATATAGAGAATTTATTAAAAACTTACCAAGAAGTTTCTGAATCCAGAAACAAATCCCATTAA
- a CDS encoding tetratricopeptide repeat protein, which produces MQRDRAPGDLGRNENKTRETGFLWKLRGFFHSMKKVSQLLFSLSYFFSSFSFVTGFLFLVFLVCFAPRDISAGEEDRRNPLSGLYLSPLQVISTEEIQTLDSEKRIPIDEDSGIALREEPKALDPNAQDVPVVPGADNPVEASVESGPKNSETKIREAEGLLKRYYSQFIEEKRIWEDREKGNVYNSRTEMNDIRLLLWQSTHKNSETYIVRDSPVLYNLHIKLARLYVESEKFAPALRHYLAAFRYHPLEMTEEGFRNGEWQKEDILGYDASSAKEHDRLFNEWKQAEQKLKRTKDEIHLKESNWIREGKKLEDLIPQSKVWKEDVRLAEENRKSTKQKYDESVNLRYLKYLNQRKQVESNDLYAFANVVKKLEDDNKERLKIVNKLGTAGKGIYVLFDYKRNTDFFAYELLLERAYRLWNENPLVLTDIAEQYRQDGKKERAADFYEKGLDELLKKQNPSEEEKERIIKSNLRLATINADLKRNIIAGLYYDKYFNLSPDSPDKTRVSYEIGVFFNSQIGDPDRAAPFLEYWLERNSKDWNPALDVETGLTELESIAYYYLSKKDKKHKRNEQERNKLNISFTQWKKLDQKLIIAEKELKDLIEKKQNLKKDLMVTTLDDILSQYRLMDLKIEDQEAVIRVLETKRKKIPLIKILFRLGVLAEESRDFVKAKEHYELIIKEGGETEIRVALKELERVKRILETGNILPPISESI; this is translated from the coding sequence ATGCAACGGGACAGGGCCCCAGGTGATCTGGGTCGGAATGAAAACAAAACGAGGGAAACTGGATTTCTTTGGAAATTGAGGGGATTTTTTCACTCGATGAAAAAGGTAAGTCAGTTACTTTTTTCACTCAGTTACTTTTTCTCTTCATTTTCCTTCGTAACAGGGTTTCTCTTTCTCGTGTTTTTGGTTTGTTTTGCGCCAAGGGATATTTCTGCCGGAGAAGAGGATAGGAGAAACCCTTTATCTGGACTTTATCTTTCCCCTTTGCAAGTCATCTCAACAGAGGAAATCCAAACCCTAGATTCGGAAAAGCGAATCCCTATCGATGAGGATTCGGGGATTGCCCTTCGGGAAGAGCCAAAAGCTCTAGACCCAAATGCGCAGGATGTTCCCGTCGTTCCGGGTGCCGATAATCCTGTGGAAGCTAGTGTCGAATCTGGACCTAAGAATTCAGAAACTAAGATCCGTGAGGCGGAAGGTTTACTAAAACGCTATTATAGTCAGTTTATTGAAGAAAAGAGGATTTGGGAAGATAGAGAAAAGGGTAATGTTTATAATTCGCGAACAGAGATGAATGATATTCGTCTTTTGTTATGGCAAAGTACCCATAAAAATTCTGAAACATATATTGTTCGCGACTCACCTGTATTATATAACTTGCATATAAAACTTGCTAGGTTATATGTTGAGTCTGAAAAATTTGCTCCTGCCTTACGTCATTATCTCGCTGCTTTCAGATACCACCCTTTAGAAATGACAGAAGAGGGATTTCGAAATGGGGAATGGCAAAAAGAAGATATACTTGGTTATGATGCTTCTTCTGCAAAGGAACATGACCGTTTATTTAATGAATGGAAACAGGCAGAACAAAAATTAAAAAGAACAAAAGATGAGATTCATCTCAAAGAAAGTAACTGGATACGAGAAGGAAAAAAATTAGAAGATTTAATTCCGCAGTCAAAAGTTTGGAAAGAGGATGTAAGATTAGCAGAAGAAAATAGAAAATCAACTAAACAAAAATACGATGAATCGGTGAACCTTCGTTATTTGAAGTATCTGAACCAAAGGAAACAAGTTGAATCCAATGATTTATATGCATTCGCAAATGTAGTAAAAAAATTAGAGGATGATAACAAAGAAAGACTTAAAATTGTAAATAAACTTGGAACAGCAGGGAAAGGGATTTATGTTTTGTTCGATTATAAAAGAAATACTGATTTTTTTGCATATGAATTACTTTTAGAAAGAGCTTATCGATTATGGAATGAAAATCCTTTAGTATTAACAGATATTGCTGAACAATATCGGCAAGACGGTAAAAAGGAAAGAGCAGCAGATTTTTATGAAAAGGGTTTGGATGAACTTTTAAAAAAACAAAACCCATCTGAAGAAGAAAAAGAAAGAATTATCAAATCGAATCTGCGTTTGGCTACGATTAATGCTGATTTAAAACGAAATATCATTGCCGGTCTATATTATGATAAATATTTTAATTTATCTCCTGATTCTCCTGATAAAACCAGAGTTTCCTATGAAATTGGAGTTTTTTTCAATTCTCAAATTGGAGATCCAGATCGTGCAGCACCATTTTTAGAATATTGGTTGGAGCGAAACAGTAAAGATTGGAATCCTGCATTGGATGTAGAAACTGGCCTTACCGAATTAGAATCAATTGCTTACTATTATCTTAGTAAAAAAGACAAAAAACATAAACGGAATGAACAGGAACGAAACAAACTTAATATTTCATTTACTCAATGGAAAAAGTTAGATCAAAAATTGATTATAGCTGAAAAAGAACTAAAAGATTTGATCGAGAAAAAACAAAATCTTAAAAAAGATTTAATGGTTACAACTCTGGATGATATTCTATCCCAATATCGTTTAATGGATTTAAAAATAGAAGACCAAGAAGCCGTTATACGTGTGTTGGAAACAAAAAGAAAAAAGATCCCTTTGATTAAAATATTGTTTCGTTTAGGTGTTTTGGCTGAAGAGTCAAGAGACTTTGTGAAAGCAAAGGAGCACTATGAACTGATTATCAAAGAAGGTGGAGAAACAGAAATTCGTGTTGCTCTAAAAGAACTGGAACGTGTAAAACGCATTTTAGAAACAGGGAATATTCTTCCACCGATCAGCGAGAGTATTTGA
- a CDS encoding LIC_12238 family plasminogen-binding lipoprotein gives MRQNSVPNTLIRIFSKRIFALLPILFTVTLIQCSVPKGEFGWTTTKMEEMDILEKHIQTITDYKMMRDDLIFSPTDTIHYVYQFSRNPGLETDFYISLNRYELDYVEIDIKKKRVEPDSLAIRDEFSLLRTGEYLIKIVYEGDTVDEVKFRVLPDEGYTQENLEQELAGDQTDEIIKYSR, from the coding sequence ATGAGACAGAATTCGGTTCCCAATACCCTCATTCGGATTTTTTCCAAACGCATTTTCGCGCTTCTACCCATCCTCTTTACAGTCACCCTCATCCAATGCAGTGTCCCCAAAGGTGAGTTTGGGTGGACAACAACGAAAATGGAAGAAATGGATATTTTGGAAAAACACATCCAAACCATTACCGATTACAAAATGATGAGAGATGATCTAATATTCTCTCCGACCGATACAATTCATTATGTTTACCAGTTCTCAAGAAACCCAGGTTTAGAAACCGACTTTTACATCTCACTCAATCGCTATGAGCTGGATTATGTGGAAATTGATATCAAAAAGAAAAGAGTAGAACCGGATTCTTTGGCAATAAGAGATGAATTTTCTCTTTTAAGAACGGGTGAGTATTTAATTAAAATTGTTTATGAAGGTGATACTGTTGATGAAGTAAAATTCCGTGTATTACCAGACGAAGGTTACACCCAAGAAAACCTAGAACAAGAGTTAGCTGGTGACCAAACAGATGAAATTATCAAATACTCTCGCTGA
- the pgsW gene encoding poly-gamma-glutamate system protein, translated as MTKIYWSPWKHSRIALFLLAILGILGLLLIETCKVKKEQSYFKKKLHAAKLAERGFQILKPELLKHKKPDYKELDPTNSGLIGEFLTPVTSNSGSLSAKQTSINPNFAAVMVQFLKKAKLEEGDTVAVAVSGSFPALNICLFAALDTLKLKPIIISSASASQFGANHPQMLWLDMEKELVTSGIFSFRSSYSSLGGIQDKAMGISKEGKEYLHRALQRNQVKLLDPIHFDDSIEKRMKLYDELSQNRPIKLFINVGGGTTILGTNLGKQVFKNGLITNLPEEIHIPNSVIKSFLEREIPVINFIQIESLARKFGLPQTPKKIPKPGEGRVFYSEEYSPLLYLSVFLFLLVGLYGVTRLGWGENEEDRHLPKSLRAR; from the coding sequence ATGACTAAAATATATTGGTCTCCATGGAAACATTCCCGCATTGCGCTTTTTTTATTGGCAATACTTGGAATTTTGGGACTTCTTTTAATCGAAACTTGCAAAGTAAAAAAAGAACAATCTTATTTCAAAAAGAAACTCCATGCTGCAAAACTTGCTGAACGTGGATTTCAAATTTTAAAACCAGAACTTCTTAAACATAAAAAACCAGATTATAAAGAATTAGATCCAACCAATTCAGGATTGATTGGAGAATTTCTTACACCAGTTACAAGTAACAGTGGATCATTATCTGCAAAACAAACATCGATCAATCCAAACTTTGCCGCAGTAATGGTTCAATTTCTTAAAAAAGCAAAACTAGAAGAAGGTGATACAGTTGCCGTTGCGGTTTCAGGTTCCTTTCCAGCATTAAATATTTGTTTGTTTGCTGCACTCGATACATTAAAACTCAAACCAATCATTATATCGAGTGCCTCCGCATCTCAATTCGGTGCAAACCATCCACAAATGCTTTGGTTAGATATGGAAAAAGAACTTGTTACATCGGGAATTTTTTCCTTTCGATCCAGCTATTCATCATTAGGTGGCATCCAAGACAAAGCAATGGGAATTTCAAAAGAAGGGAAAGAGTATCTACATCGTGCATTACAAAGAAACCAAGTAAAACTTTTAGATCCTATTCATTTCGATGATTCTATTGAAAAAAGAATGAAATTGTATGATGAATTATCTCAAAACAGGCCAATCAAATTATTCATTAATGTTGGCGGAGGGACAACCATACTCGGAACAAATCTTGGAAAACAAGTTTTCAAAAATGGACTCATTACCAATTTACCGGAAGAAATTCATATCCCCAACTCTGTAATTAAGTCTTTTTTAGAACGGGAAATTCCAGTGATCAATTTTATCCAAATTGAATCACTTGCGCGGAAATTTGGCCTTCCCCAAACCCCCAAAAAAATCCCTAAACCAGGAGAAGGAAGGGTATTTTATTCAGAAGAATACAGTCCCTTACTTTATCTTTCCGTTTTCCTTTTTCTCCTAGTAGGATTGTATGGTGTAACAAGGCTCGGCTGGGGTGAAAATGAAGAAGATCGCCACCTTCCCAAATCCCTACGTGCCCGCTGA
- the pgsC gene encoding poly-gamma-glutamate biosynthesis protein PgsC, producing MNEILPLSIGLSLVVSLVFSELFGILGTGLVVPGYLAISLNHPKNIALTFLIALLSYICVEIISNFLLIFGKRKVVFILLFGYFFGYLLNYQILPDIEIGYLSEVRGIGFIIPGLIAVWYERQGVLETTSVLILASIFVKILLIFLLGTELETL from the coding sequence ATGAATGAAATTCTTCCTCTTTCCATCGGGCTTAGCCTTGTTGTAAGTTTAGTATTTTCTGAATTGTTTGGGATTCTTGGAACGGGACTTGTTGTGCCCGGTTATTTAGCAATTTCATTAAATCATCCGAAAAACATTGCGCTTACGTTTTTGATTGCACTTCTCTCCTATATTTGTGTTGAAATAATATCTAACTTTTTATTAATTTTTGGAAAAAGAAAAGTCGTCTTCATATTGTTATTTGGTTATTTTTTTGGATACCTTTTGAATTATCAGATCTTACCTGATATAGAAATTGGATATTTATCCGAAGTTAGGGGAATTGGATTTATTATTCCTGGATTGATTGCGGTCTGGTATGAAAGACAAGGTGTATTAGAAACAACTTCTGTTCTGATACTTGCTTCCATTTTCGTAAAAATCCTCCTTATTTTTCTTTTAGGCACAGAGTTAGAAACATTATGA
- the pgsB gene encoding poly-gamma-glutamate synthase PgsB, translating into MKPNAFLFFLIILVLIVYYTFEYILHKRTLKKFKHRIHVNGTRGKSSVTRLIRAGLSATGMSVFAKTTGTMARMIFPDGSEESISRFGKPSILEQIKILKKAVHRGAEIVVLECMALEPRYQWASEGQILKSDIGVITNIREDHLEVMGPELSDVAKSLLSACPINGTLVTGPTDFESFIFEVCEDRKSKAILLTDQNIQSITDEEMTKFSYWEHKENVSIALKVCELLGVSRQNALEAMWKVNPDPGAFSVSPIHFFGKEFIYANAMAANDPNSTKLIWSSVIERYPQYNKRYILFHTREDRPERSRQLAKEFSHWDGYEAVILIGTSTSLAFKYLKTYSKKDIPIFVWEHLSLDGIFESLLSILPKQSLVFGIGNIVGLGMDLSLYLKNRSEHTNE; encoded by the coding sequence ATGAAACCAAACGCTTTTCTATTTTTCCTTATTATCCTTGTTTTAATAGTATATTATACTTTTGAATACATCCTACATAAACGAACCCTGAAAAAATTCAAACATCGCATTCATGTCAACGGAACCAGAGGAAAGTCTAGTGTAACAAGGCTCATACGAGCAGGCCTTAGTGCTACAGGAATGTCCGTATTTGCAAAAACAACGGGAACAATGGCTCGTATGATTTTTCCAGACGGATCAGAAGAATCCATATCTCGATTTGGGAAACCATCCATTTTAGAACAAATTAAAATTCTAAAAAAGGCAGTACATAGAGGTGCCGAAATAGTTGTTTTAGAATGTATGGCATTAGAACCGCGTTATCAATGGGCAAGTGAAGGTCAGATTCTAAAATCAGACATTGGAGTGATTACAAATATTCGAGAAGACCATTTAGAAGTGATGGGCCCAGAATTATCTGATGTCGCCAAATCATTGCTATCTGCCTGTCCGATCAACGGAACCCTAGTCACTGGCCCTACAGATTTTGAATCATTTATTTTTGAAGTATGCGAAGATCGAAAATCAAAAGCAATTTTATTAACAGATCAAAACATACAATCAATTACCGACGAAGAGATGACAAAATTTTCATACTGGGAACACAAAGAAAATGTTTCAATCGCACTGAAGGTCTGTGAATTATTAGGAGTAAGTCGACAAAATGCCTTGGAAGCAATGTGGAAAGTGAATCCAGACCCTGGGGCTTTCTCTGTTTCCCCAATTCACTTTTTTGGTAAAGAATTTATCTATGCGAACGCAATGGCAGCCAATGACCCCAATAGCACAAAACTAATTTGGTCATCTGTAATAGAACGATACCCACAATATAACAAACGCTACATTTTATTTCACACAAGAGAAGATCGACCAGAAAGAAGTCGCCAACTCGCAAAAGAATTTTCTCATTGGGATGGGTATGAAGCAGTCATATTAATCGGAACATCCACTTCGCTAGCTTTTAAATATCTAAAAACTTATTCCAAAAAAGATATCCCTATCTTTGTTTGGGAACATTTAAGCTTGGACGGAATATTTGAATCTTTACTTTCTATTCTTCCAAAACAATCATTGGTTTTTGGAATCGGAAATATAGTTGGTCTCGGAATGGACCTATCTTTATATTTAAAAAACAGGTCGGAACATACGAATGAATGA